In Persicimonas caeni, a single window of DNA contains:
- a CDS encoding carboxypeptidase regulatory-like domain-containing protein, translating into MKKTHIIAALLLSTVAALTFYWLWSADAPNADSNQLDNAQQAPAEAPGTPFIAGRVVDSTGRPIEGATVDTTDGASAVTDAAGEFRLEELEPGAYRLDARADDFVSAGPEAVRRVEVVLSDDSDAGVAGLELVLRRPAEVSGRIVASGRAVSDANISIYYLSADGLDGRLDPFVTDGVAKSGADGSFALDKVAPGRLRLLVEAKEHALAESRELYLEPGETLEDLVIDLAPSATVYGEVVDTAGNPVRAELVLRGGPLARSRKVTADTSGTYAFHNVPAGTFILEATASGYRTEKIDAVEAAADEPTSVDVVMEAAKGIFGRVVDPNGEPVASSFVRLRPPQGRWKFLRTDDDGRFQWDNPQHDSYTATAISQHYELSRPTHVTVGAESTLELRAGGAVSGRVVGPDGRPVNSFTVGVEAIETKGPRPYRPRSAGLEKVNDSSGRFRFDSLRPGTYWFRVQTNRYASASSEPVVVRAGSETSGVTIRVGEAGRVTGQVTDAKTGAPVAGASVMIFDPTSPFQANSTRTDARGRYDIDGVAPGRRSLRVAKKGYLSTVSAGVSVGPGGATTRDVQIRKQKPGEAMQFHGIGAVLMKTDKGVVIRNTMDGHPAAEFGLQARDVILAVDGEPVDGLRLDEVVEKIRGQQGVPVELEIDREGEGRFSTEIERGSVVVKKRGR; encoded by the coding sequence GTGAAAAAGACGCACATTATCGCCGCCTTGCTGCTCAGCACGGTCGCTGCATTGACGTTCTACTGGCTGTGGAGCGCCGACGCTCCAAACGCCGATTCGAATCAGCTCGACAACGCCCAACAAGCCCCCGCCGAGGCGCCGGGGACGCCGTTCATCGCCGGGCGGGTCGTTGACTCCACCGGGCGGCCCATCGAGGGCGCCACCGTCGACACCACCGACGGCGCGAGCGCGGTGACCGACGCGGCCGGCGAGTTCCGCCTCGAGGAGCTCGAGCCGGGGGCTTACCGGCTCGACGCGCGCGCCGACGACTTCGTGAGCGCCGGGCCCGAAGCCGTGCGACGTGTCGAGGTGGTGCTCTCCGACGACAGCGACGCCGGCGTCGCCGGCCTCGAGCTCGTCTTGCGGCGTCCGGCAGAAGTCAGCGGGCGCATCGTCGCCTCCGGTCGGGCCGTTTCCGACGCCAATATCAGCATCTACTACCTGTCCGCCGACGGCCTCGACGGCCGGCTCGACCCGTTCGTGACCGACGGCGTCGCCAAGTCGGGGGCGGACGGCAGCTTCGCCCTCGACAAGGTCGCCCCGGGTCGCCTGCGCCTGCTCGTCGAGGCCAAGGAGCACGCGCTGGCGGAGAGCCGCGAGCTCTACCTCGAGCCCGGCGAGACCCTCGAGGACCTGGTCATCGACCTCGCCCCGAGTGCGACCGTCTACGGTGAGGTGGTTGACACGGCGGGCAATCCGGTGCGCGCCGAACTCGTCCTGCGAGGCGGCCCGCTCGCCAGGAGCCGCAAGGTCACCGCCGATACGTCCGGCACCTACGCTTTCCACAACGTCCCGGCGGGCACGTTCATCCTCGAGGCGACCGCCTCGGGCTACCGCACCGAGAAGATCGACGCCGTCGAAGCCGCCGCCGACGAGCCGACCTCGGTCGACGTAGTCATGGAGGCTGCCAAGGGCATCTTCGGCCGCGTCGTCGACCCGAACGGCGAGCCGGTCGCCTCGTCATTTGTACGGCTTCGGCCCCCGCAGGGCCGCTGGAAGTTCCTGCGCACCGACGACGACGGGCGCTTCCAGTGGGATAACCCGCAGCACGACAGCTACACCGCCACCGCCATCTCCCAGCACTACGAGCTTTCGCGGCCCACCCACGTGACCGTGGGCGCCGAATCGACCCTCGAGCTACGCGCCGGCGGCGCGGTCAGCGGCCGCGTCGTCGGCCCCGACGGCCGGCCCGTCAACAGCTTTACGGTGGGCGTGGAGGCCATCGAGACGAAGGGCCCGCGCCCCTACCGGCCGCGTAGCGCCGGCCTCGAGAAGGTCAACGACTCGTCCGGTCGCTTTCGCTTCGACTCGCTGCGGCCCGGCACCTATTGGTTCCGCGTACAGACCAACCGCTACGCCTCGGCGAGCTCCGAGCCGGTGGTCGTGCGCGCCGGATCGGAGACCTCCGGGGTGACCATCCGCGTGGGTGAGGCCGGACGCGTCACCGGCCAAGTCACCGACGCCAAGACCGGCGCGCCCGTCGCCGGCGCGAGCGTCATGATCTTCGACCCCACCTCGCCTTTCCAAGCCAACAGCACGCGTACCGACGCCCGGGGGCGCTACGACATCGACGGCGTCGCCCCCGGCCGGCGAAGCCTTCGCGTCGCCAAAAAGGGCTACCTGTCGACCGTCTCGGCAGGCGTGTCGGTCGGCCCCGGCGGCGCGACGACGCGCGACGTCCAGATCCGCAAGCAGAAGCCCGGCGAGGCGATGCAATTCCACGGCATCGGTGCGGTCCTGATGAAGACCGACAAGGGCGTAGTCATCCGCAACACGATGGACGGCCACCCGGCCGCCGAGTTCGGCCTCCAAGCCCGCGACGTCATCCTCGCCGTCGACGGCGAGCCGGTCGACGGCCTGCGCCTCGACGAGGTCGTCGAAAAGATCCGCGGCCAGCAGGGCGTGCCCGTCGAACTCGAGATCGACCGGGAGGGCGAGGGGCGCTTCTCGACCGAAATCGAGCGTGGCTCGGTGGTGGTGAAGAAGCGCGGGCGCTGA
- a CDS encoding NAD-dependent epimerase/dehydratase family protein has translation MAETTSQQDADTVLILGAQGFIGTELRRRLAPNYRLLSVDLRPGDPIRSHMGDDDLCREKLFQADLGDTRQIDELWDAIPDAEFSRLRGVIHLAAHYDFKNKPDRRYDRLHHALEHLLQRIDERVPAGVPLLYASSMASMAPTEPGMALTEHSPRLGAWAYPAFKIKAEDVIRDANLERATVELVLAGVYSNLCELVPLFKQIELVRSRSFEKYFYPGPTDRGLTYVHVEEVSRAFEMALEEFFGGRGIERFLIGQESPVTYREIHDRSAQAFYGKDLPLQRIPRALAYLGAKVLGAGARQVGKRRFIQPWMIEFAGEHFEFDLSHTRERLGWSPWRSLHDDLDRILQLAAFHPDVWLEVNEQRPW, from the coding sequence ATGGCTGAAACCACATCGCAGCAAGACGCAGACACCGTGCTCATCCTGGGGGCGCAGGGCTTCATCGGCACCGAACTCCGGCGTCGCCTCGCCCCGAATTATCGCCTGCTGAGCGTCGACTTGCGCCCGGGTGACCCGATCCGAAGCCATATGGGCGACGACGACCTATGCCGCGAGAAGCTCTTCCAGGCCGACCTGGGCGACACGCGCCAGATCGACGAGCTGTGGGACGCCATTCCCGACGCGGAGTTTTCGAGGCTGCGCGGCGTGATCCACCTGGCCGCGCACTACGACTTCAAGAACAAACCCGACAGACGTTACGACAGGCTCCATCACGCGCTCGAGCACCTCTTGCAGCGCATCGACGAGCGTGTGCCCGCTGGTGTGCCGCTTCTGTACGCGTCGAGCATGGCGTCGATGGCGCCCACCGAGCCGGGCATGGCGCTCACCGAGCACAGCCCGCGGCTGGGCGCGTGGGCTTACCCCGCGTTCAAGATCAAGGCCGAGGACGTGATTCGCGATGCGAACCTGGAGCGAGCGACGGTCGAGCTCGTGCTCGCCGGGGTCTACTCGAACCTGTGCGAGCTCGTGCCGCTCTTCAAACAGATCGAGTTGGTGCGAAGTCGCTCGTTCGAGAAGTACTTCTATCCCGGTCCGACCGACCGCGGGCTTACTTACGTGCACGTCGAAGAGGTCAGCCGTGCCTTCGAGATGGCGCTCGAGGAGTTTTTCGGGGGGCGCGGAATCGAGCGCTTTCTAATCGGCCAGGAGAGCCCGGTGACCTATCGCGAGATTCACGACCGGTCGGCGCAGGCGTTCTACGGCAAGGACCTGCCCCTGCAGCGCATCCCGCGGGCGCTCGCCTACCTGGGGGCCAAGGTGCTCGGGGCCGGGGCCCGTCAGGTGGGAAAGCGGCGCTTTATCCAACCGTGGATGATCGAATTTGCCGGCGAGCATTTCGAGTTCGACCTGTCACATACCCGCGAACGGCTCGGCTGGAGCCCCTGGCGCTCGCTGCACGACGACCTCGACCGGATCTTGCAACTCGCCGCGTTCCATCCGGACGTGTGGCTCGAAGTGAACGAGCAGCGGCCTTGGTAG